The sequence below is a genomic window from Aureispira sp. CCB-E.
GTGATGTCTGTGAACGACTTAAAAGAATTATTGGGGGAGCCTAACGAAGTTCGAGAAGATGGAATGTTGGTATATAACCTATCAGCAGATAAGACATATCGAGTTTTGTTTTTAACAGGCGACTCTGGGGCTGTTGTTTGTCGATTGTATGAAGGGGCTAGTTAAGGCTGTTTAAACTGGGCTTTAATATTTAAAGCCCAGTTTAAACAATCTTATCGTTTTAAACGAATAGGAATCCAGACTTCTTCTTCAGAGTCGGGAGAATTATTCTTGTACTTGTCGCCCAACAACTCAAAATGTTCTCGTTGATCCAATTCGTAATCGGATTGCGGAAGCCATTGACCAAAAATGTATTGGCTAGTTTTGGGAAAGTCCTCTGGAGCGCCTTTATGCACAAAAATAGCGTACAGACCACCACTCAATGTAAAAGAGGAAAGTTCTTCGGGAATCTGTTTGTAATGACTAACCTCAACGGCTGCCCATTTGGTGAAATTGGTTTCAGGAGTAAAGTTATCAAAGCTAATTGCTGTATCGTATACTTGGATCGAAAACAACTCATTACTAACACTATTAGGCAAGGTTTTGACCAAAGGCATCACGCTTTTCCATAACTCAACCGTTTTGTCATTGGCTAGGCTCATTTCTACTGATTTGCCGACTAGTTTTTTTTGTGGCAAAAACTCTATTCTTGGTTCCATGTATTTTAATATCTAAATGAAATATAGTTAATTGTAAGCCATTTCCCAGTCTTTCCAAACGGGTTCGTAGCCTTGTTCTTTTAGCATTTTAACAATTGTAGCGGGAGAGCGTTCGTCCGAAATTTCAAACTGTTCTAAAGATTGAGGTTCTACCGTATAGCCCCCTGGATTTGTCTTAGATCCTGCACTCATAGAAGTAATCCCTAGCTTAATAATATTATTACGGAAAATTTCTGTTTCACGAGTGGAAATAGAAAGTTCTACCTCTTCATTAAAAATGCGATACGCACAGATTAATTGTACCAATTCTCTATCATTCATAGCTACTTTTGGTTCTAAGCCCCCCGAAAAAGGACGCAGCCTAGGAAACGAAATGGTGTACTTGGTTTTCCAGTAGGTTCGTTCTAAGTAATCTAAATGCAAAGCCGTGAAAAAACTATCTGTCCGCCAATCTTCCAAGCCAATTAATGTACCTAAGCCAATTTTGTGAACCCCCGCTTTGCCCAAACGATCGGGCGTATCTAGACGATAATAAAAATTAGACTTTTTTCCTTTAGGGTGGTGTTTTTTATAATCCTCTTGATGATACGTTTCTTGGTAGACTAAAACGGTATTCAAGCCCATCGGAAGTAAAACCTCATAATCTGCTTGGTCTAGCGGTTGAACTTCCATAGACACATGCGCAAAATGAGGGGTAACAATTTCTAATGCTTTTTTGAAATAATCAACGCCTACGGTTTTGTTGGCTTCTCCTGTTACTAACAAAACATGTTCATAGCCCATGCCTTTTAGTGTTTCAATTTCTTGCAAGATTTCAAAGCCATTAAGTGTGCGTCGTGCAATTTTATTGTCTAAACTAAAGCCGCAATAAGTGCAAATATTTTGACATTCGTTGGACAAGTACATCGGAATGTAGAGCTGCATCGTTCGCCCAAACCGTTTGAGTGTTAACTCATGACTCAACTGCGCCATTTGCTCTAAATAAGGGGCCGCTGCTGGGGATATTAAGGCTTTAAAATCCTCTATGGTACGTTTAGAGGCAGTCAAAGCACGTTCTACATCTACACTAGTTTTGCTGTAAATACTAGCTTTCACGGTATTCCAATCGTGCTGATCAAATATTGTTTTAAAACTACTCATTGTTTCTCTACTCTGTTCTCAAATACTTCTTTTTAGAATGCTTGTATGTCAATAGTCTGTGCAAAATGTGCTTTGGATTGTAACATGATTGTTAAAGAAATGCACAGGCTACTAATCACAAAAGTAAAGGATAGATATTAGAAAAGCTATTTATTGGAGGATTAAAGTTAGCGTATGAAAAAAGCAATTTGTAGAATTGTTATATAACAATGAAGGTGAGTTGCTTGATTATCATTATAAACAGTTATTTATAAAATGATTATTCTACACAAAATCAAATTAAATCTATGAGATGGAAAAATGCCCCTCTAAGATAGGGTCTTAAAGGGGCTTGTATATTGAATATGCAAACTATTCAACAAGTTTTGAATGCTTTTGAATGTATTTTTGGACACTATTACTAATAGGAATAGTAGGATCAAGCCGATCATCTGGAATAGCTTTTAAGGTACTTGTTTGCAATGGAATTTGACCTGCCCAAATGGGTAAATTATAATCTTCTTTTTCATCTTTGGGATGACCGACTCGTATTTTGGCAGCCCCTTCCTCAATTTTTAGTTTTAAAACAGTCGTTCCTTTTAACTCTTTTGAATTTGGAGGACGAACTTCGTCCCAGCGATTGGGAATTAAGTGTTCGGAGATGATTTTTAACCCCAATTCTTTCTCCTCGGGGCTGTCAACAACAATTGGCTTGCCTAGTAAATTAACGGAACGGTAATTCATGGAGTGGTGAAATGCAGAACGGGCTAATACCAAGCCATCAACCAATGAAACACTTAGACAAATAGTTTGGCTAACAATGCTTTTTAGCATACGACTACTAGCAGCACCATGTATATATAAGTATTCTCCTAACCGACCATAGAGCGTTGGAATGACAAACGGTTGTTCTTGGTAATTAAATCCAATATTGGCTAAATAAGCTGCATCCAAAACGTTGTAGATGCTTGTTGGATCGTATAAGCCGCGTTTGGGGACTCTTTTTATTTTGGTGCGGGGACTTTGCAATGATTTTTTTTCCATTAGTCAATCGTGTTTTTAGAATTCGTATATATTGAGTTTAGCTATGTTTCTACTACGTGGTTGTGGTTTTTCGTTTTTTGTGCCGTAAAGTAGAGTGTAAATCTATGCTGTTTTAGGACTATTTTTTGAATCCAGTTTTTATAAAGTTACTAGGCCACTTTTGAAACAATAGGTTTACAACCATTCTTCTGTTTTATTTTTATACCACTCCTTAGGATTACTATAGTCTACATAAAAACCATCCGTTCGAATCAGAAACTCCACCAATGAAAGTTCCTTTTTTAATACTTTATTCCTGAAATCTAAATCTGAATTAGAAGGGAAAGCGTGTTTGCCTATTGGATCATTTACAGCCCTAGGATGATTGTGATAATGTTTTAAAAAGTCAATCTCTTTGGGGTAATTGAGTAGGTGATGAACTTTTATAGACCCAAAGAATTCTAGTTTGTCGCTATAGGTCGTATAGATAAAACTTCTGGATTGTTTATTAATTCCAATAGAAAGCAAAGACCACTCTATGGAAGTATGATCAGCTAAGAATTCAAATAAGCGTTTTGCTCCTTCAAAATCTTCTCTAAAGGAGATTTGCAATCCTTTAAAATGCTGTCCATTGGTTCGTCCTTTGAGTGGTATTGTATGCTGTAAGATGCCTTTTTTTAATAAAATGTGACGATTTAAAATGGTTCCTTTTTGTTTTTGATAATAGATGTTGCTTCTTTTTCCAATCACCAAAATCAGCCGATCAAAACTATCTTTGGTCTCTTTAATAAGATTAATACGACCTTTCTCGTTGATGGTGTAGTCGTGTAATAAAGTGCTATAAGGTCTGCCTAGTAAACTAGAGTTGATGGTAAAGAAGGTACTTAGAAATATTATCCAATGAAGGGGCATTGTGGTACTCATAAAGCGTGTTGTTCGTGTTAAAAATAGATGGAATAAACTTCGACAAATGGACGAATGATAGACGGAACTGTTGAAAGAATTTTATCCGATTAATTAGGACTTGTAGACACAAAATTATAGCTTTATAGGACTATTTATTTAGTCCACTTTTTATAAGTTTAATAGTCCAGTTATGTTGCCTTACAAAAACTTAATTCCAATTTGTCGCTCAAGCAAGACAGCTATTTATTTACAGATTGTAGAAGCATTTGCCAAGCTAATCCAACAAGGAAAATTATCAGCAGAAACAAAATTGCCAGGTTCTAGAGTGTTGGGGCAATTGTTAGAAGTCCACAGAAATACCATTACAGTTGCTTATGAGGAATTAGAGGCGCAGGGCTGGGTAGAAATACGTCCGAAGCGTGGTGTATTTGTACATCAAAAAATTCCTACCATAAAGGCACAAGAGTTGAAAAGAGAAGGAAATACAGCTTCTAATAAAATTGGTTATGCGATACAACCACTTAGGTATATAAAGCCTGCTCATCCTATGCCACTTAGTCGTTTGCAGTTCAATGATGGCGTACCAGATGTTCGTTTGGCTCCGTTGACAGCTTTGGGAAGGGCGTACCGATCGGTCATTCAGCGCTCTAGTTTTAAAAAAGGATTGGTATATGGAACAACAAAAGGAGGCTTGGAGCTGAGAACAGAATTGGTAGAGTATCTTCAAAGTACGAGGGGAATTGCACTAGGGGTAGATAATATGTTAATTTCGAGAGGTTCTGTCATGGGGCTTTATATGGTAGCGCAGATTCTAGTGAAACCCAAAGATATTGTAGTCGTTGGTAGGTTAAATTATAGTACTGCAAATATGATGTTTCAAGAATTAGGGGCAGAATTGGTTTATATTGATGTTGATGAGCAAGGAGTTGTTGTAGAGCAGTTGGAACAGTATTGTCGGCATAAACCAATACGGGCAATTTATGTTGCTTCCCACCACCATCATCCAACAACGGTGACCTTGAGTGCTGATAGGAGATTAAAACTATTAAAATTGGCGCAAGAGCATAGTTTTGCTATTATAGAGGACGATTACGATTATGACTTTCATTATCAGAGAAATCCAATCTTGCCTTTGGCGAGTATCGATCAGTTGAAGCACGTTATTTATATTGGCTCTTTGAGTAAAGTAATGGCACCTGCTTTTCGGGTAGGTTTTGTTGCCGCCCATCCTGATTTGATTAATGAGATGGCTAGGTTGAGAAGGGTTATTGATCGACAAGGAGATTTTCCGCTCGAAAAAGCGATAGCAGAGCTGTTTCAAACTGGAGAAATTCAGCGACACATTCGAAAATCGTTGCGCATCTATCAGCAGCGAAGAGATCGTTTGGATGAATTGCTAAAAACTTATATGAGCGATGCCGTTTATTTTGACAAACCCAATGGAGGAATGGCCATTTGGACTGTTTTTGACAACCAAATAGATGTGCAAAGCAGTGCCAAAAAAGCCCTTCGACAAGGGCTTTTCTTTTCTTCAGGAGAGGGGTATACTATTAATGTACCGAACCTAAAAGCAACTCGATTGGGATTTACTTCTATGACGCTGGATGAATTGGAAGAAGCGGTTCTTATTTTAAAAAAATCTATCGTTACAACAAACCCTTAGACCGGTGCAATTTTGTTTGCATCACCGTAGCAATAGACAAGGCTTTATTTTTGGCATTATTGGCAACTGTTCCTTCAAAAAGCTCATCTACGGTGTTGGTAAATAGTTCTAGCCAACGTTCAAAATGCTCTTGGCGAAGGGGAACTTTTTGGTTTAAATCTAAGTGTACTTTCAACACATTTCTTTTGTATCCATTGGGAGTTAACAAAATATTTTCCCAAAAATCAAATAAGTGAGGAAAATGCTTGTCTAAGTCAATTTGAGCAACATCTATAAAAATAAAGGCAATGGTTTTGTCTACCAATACTTTTTCATAAAAAGTTCTAATCAAGTGCTCTACGTCAGCTCTAGTTTGTATATCTTTTGTTGAAGTCATCTGTTAAATTTCTAATTCCATTCGCAATAAGTGGCTAGAGAAATTTTTCCCTAAAGTATCGACTCGCAAGGAGCGAGAAGCGCCACCATCTAGTGCTTCGTAGCAAACAAAGTTGAGTGCTTCCAAAGCATCCCATTCGTAACGCACCACCTTCCCTTTGATAAGGTTACCAAAGTGTGCTTTAACTTTTTCAGCAGTCAGATGCTCTTTTAGCAAGTGATAATGTTCCAAACTATTGGCTAGAACACCAATATTACAAATATCATTTTTATCGCCAGAACGGGCAGCTGCAAGGTCAATTAATTTTATCTTTTTCATGTTAATACAACGTAATTTTAGGAACAACATATTTTCTTGGAATGAGGGTCGGAAACAATCCTAGACGAATGGACGCAGCTTTACCCCAATTCATACTGGCTGCCAAACCTGGAGGACCATTTAGTCCTAAGCAAACAATCGATTGAATCAATAGTTTGCCAACTTTCTTATCTTGATGACGAAACGCAATTCTCACTCCAATTTCATTCATGTTATCAATCGTATCTTTGGGGAGTGTAGGAGCAGCATCTTCGTGAATGCCATTAATACCGAGATAATTGACTCGCAATTCCTCATATTGAAAAGGAAGCGTTGCCCAAGTTTCTTTAACTGCCTGAACAAAGGCTTTGGCTTTATCATAAGCATAAGGGTAAGAAAAATAAAACAACTGTTCTGTAACGTAACCCTCCATTTGACCAATACAAAGTTTTAGCATTTCAGGGCGAGGCTTCCCTTTTGCATTGCTAACCCGAACTTGATTGGACGCAATTTCTTGAACCTGAATTTGACTAAAGTCAACCGTTACATCAGGAGTAATGTAGGCTTGAGGATTGTGGATTTCATAGACCAATTGTTCTCGAATGGTATTCCGAGTTACTTTGCCGCCTTGGTTTTCTAATTTTGTAATTGTTGCACTACCATCGGCTTCAACATGAGCAATTGGATAGCCCAAATGACTAAATTGGTAATCTCTTCCAAGCCATTCGGAATAGGCATTGCCACCAGAAGCTTGCCCACCACATTCTAAAATATGCCCAACCATAATTCCATTGGCAAGTTGATCCAATGTTTTCTGTGTTTTTCCTTCCAAATCCCAGTCAAATTCATATGCTAAAATTCCTAAGGCCAAGCAAGGATCAGCAACTCGTCCAGCTAGAATAATGTCAGCACCTTGTGTTAGGGCATCTTTTATACATTGAGCACCAATATAGACATTGGCATGGGTGGGAGGAAAACTAGAGTCGTGGTAAGAGGTGCCTGTGTCTAAATTGATGAGAGGAAGTTGATCTGCTTTTAGTTGTTCTAGTTTCGTCAACATATCATCGCCATCAATTGCAGCAATTTTAGCGTCTTTTATGCCTTGTTGATGTAAAATTTCTTGTACTTTTTTAGCGGCACTATGAGGATTTAGTCCTCCAGAATCTGTAACTACTTTTATGCCTTTTGCCAGAGTGATGGGGTATAATTTAGCAGCATGAAATTCAACATCTCTAGCATAGCCTAAATTAGGATCTCGGAGTTTATCTTTTTGCAAAATGGATAAGGTCAGCTCTGCCAATGCATCGTGCATCAGATAGTCGGCTGCTTCTTGCATAGCCACTGTAATTGCTCCCATTGGACTATCTCCATAAAAGCCTTGTGTTCCTGCAATCCGAACGATTTTATTGCTCATTTATAGTTGGTTTCTTAATCTAAAAATAGCTTGGTTGCCCAATATCAGAAAGATACAAAAACTATAAGAGTTGAGGAGAATTAAATCAAGGAATTGGAAAAAAATTAATTGTCTTGACAGGTTTTTAGACCATGTACTTTGAATAGGTTTAAATAGGCTTTTGCTTCAAGCCCATTATTGAATGCGTAGTTGCCAAGTGTGAATTCTTTTAATTGTTGTTGTGCAAAGTCAAATAGATTAGAAGGTATTTGTTGGATGGGATTTTTTTCAAAATGCAAGGCTTTTAACTGTCTAAATGTGAGTAGAAAACTGGGAATTTCTCGAATTTCATTTTGTAAACGAAATTGTCGATTGTTGAACCGCAAGTGTTCCAAATATGGCAGATGCTTTAAATTATTAGGGACAACCTCCAACGCATTGTTTTCTAAATACAACTCTTTCAATCGAGGAAAACTTTTAAGTTGCAAACAAACTTGCTCAAAGTCTAGTAATGGATTGGTACGAATGTATAATTTCTCTAAATTTTTTAGGGCAAAAAGTTGTGTAGGTAATTCTTGTAGTTTGTTGTCAAAAAAACGCACTTCTTTTAATTGAGTTAATTGTTCCAAACCGTCAAAA
It includes:
- a CDS encoding group III truncated hemoglobin produces the protein MTSTKDIQTRADVEHLIRTFYEKVLVDKTIAFIFIDVAQIDLDKHFPHLFDFWENILLTPNGYKRNVLKVHLDLNQKVPLRQEHFERWLELFTNTVDELFEGTVANNAKNKALSIATVMQTKLHRSKGLL
- a CDS encoding PLP-dependent aminotransferase family protein, which codes for MLPYKNLIPICRSSKTAIYLQIVEAFAKLIQQGKLSAETKLPGSRVLGQLLEVHRNTITVAYEELEAQGWVEIRPKRGVFVHQKIPTIKAQELKREGNTASNKIGYAIQPLRYIKPAHPMPLSRLQFNDGVPDVRLAPLTALGRAYRSVIQRSSFKKGLVYGTTKGGLELRTELVEYLQSTRGIALGVDNMLISRGSVMGLYMVAQILVKPKDIVVVGRLNYSTANMMFQELGAELVYIDVDEQGVVVEQLEQYCRHKPIRAIYVASHHHHPTTVTLSADRRLKLLKLAQEHSFAIIEDDYDYDFHYQRNPILPLASIDQLKHVIYIGSLSKVMAPAFRVGFVAAHPDLINEMARLRRVIDRQGDFPLEKAIAELFQTGEIQRHIRKSLRIYQQRRDRLDELLKTYMSDAVYFDKPNGGMAIWTVFDNQIDVQSSAKKALRQGLFFSSGEGYTINVPNLKATRLGFTSMTLDELEEAVLILKKSIVTTNP
- the thiH gene encoding 2-iminoacetate synthase ThiH codes for the protein MSSFKTIFDQHDWNTVKASIYSKTSVDVERALTASKRTIEDFKALISPAAAPYLEQMAQLSHELTLKRFGRTMQLYIPMYLSNECQNICTYCGFSLDNKIARRTLNGFEILQEIETLKGMGYEHVLLVTGEANKTVGVDYFKKALEIVTPHFAHVSMEVQPLDQADYEVLLPMGLNTVLVYQETYHQEDYKKHHPKGKKSNFYYRLDTPDRLGKAGVHKIGLGTLIGLEDWRTDSFFTALHLDYLERTYWKTKYTISFPRLRPFSGGLEPKVAMNDRELVQLICAYRIFNEEVELSISTRETEIFRNNIIKLGITSMSAGSKTNPGGYTVEPQSLEQFEISDERSPATIVKMLKEQGYEPVWKDWEMAYN
- a CDS encoding acyclic terpene utilization AtuA family protein, translated to MSNKIVRIAGTQGFYGDSPMGAITVAMQEAADYLMHDALAELTLSILQKDKLRDPNLGYARDVEFHAAKLYPITLAKGIKVVTDSGGLNPHSAAKKVQEILHQQGIKDAKIAAIDGDDMLTKLEQLKADQLPLINLDTGTSYHDSSFPPTHANVYIGAQCIKDALTQGADIILAGRVADPCLALGILAYEFDWDLEGKTQKTLDQLANGIMVGHILECGGQASGGNAYSEWLGRDYQFSHLGYPIAHVEADGSATITKLENQGGKVTRNTIREQLVYEIHNPQAYITPDVTVDFSQIQVQEIASNQVRVSNAKGKPRPEMLKLCIGQMEGYVTEQLFYFSYPYAYDKAKAFVQAVKETWATLPFQYEELRVNYLGINGIHEDAAPTLPKDTIDNMNEIGVRIAFRHQDKKVGKLLIQSIVCLGLNGPPGLAASMNWGKAASIRLGLFPTLIPRKYVVPKITLY
- a CDS encoding GyrI-like domain-containing protein — translated: MEPRIEFLPQKKLVGKSVEMSLANDKTVELWKSVMPLVKTLPNSVSNELFSIQVYDTAISFDNFTPETNFTKWAAVEVSHYKQIPEELSSFTLSGGLYAIFVHKGAPEDFPKTSQYIFGQWLPQSDYELDQREHFELLGDKYKNNSPDSEEEVWIPIRLKR
- a CDS encoding JAB-like toxin 1 domain-containing protein, which gives rise to MSTTMPLHWIIFLSTFFTINSSLLGRPYSTLLHDYTINEKGRINLIKETKDSFDRLILVIGKRSNIYYQKQKGTILNRHILLKKGILQHTIPLKGRTNGQHFKGLQISFREDFEGAKRLFEFLADHTSIEWSLLSIGINKQSRSFIYTTYSDKLEFFGSIKVHHLLNYPKEIDFLKHYHNHPRAVNDPIGKHAFPSNSDLDFRNKVLKKELSLVEFLIRTDGFYVDYSNPKEWYKNKTEEWL
- a CDS encoding pyridoxamine 5'-phosphate oxidase family protein, which gives rise to MEKKSLQSPRTKIKRVPKRGLYDPTSIYNVLDAAYLANIGFNYQEQPFVIPTLYGRLGEYLYIHGAASSRMLKSIVSQTICLSVSLVDGLVLARSAFHHSMNYRSVNLLGKPIVVDSPEEKELGLKIISEHLIPNRWDEVRPPNSKELKGTTVLKLKIEEGAAKIRVGHPKDEKEDYNLPIWAGQIPLQTSTLKAIPDDRLDPTIPISNSVQKYIQKHSKLVE